The genome window AACGAAACGTTTATTTGCTAACCAATCCGGATCAGATCAAGGAGGTTCTCGTCACCAAGCAAGGGCATTTTCGCAAAGGGAAAGGCCTTCAGGTCGCCAGAGCAGTGGTCGGGGATGGGATTCTGACCAGCGAAGGGAAGAAGCATCTGCGTCAGCGCAGATTGATGCAGCCAGCTTTTCACAGGGAGCGTATCGCTACATACGGGAATGTCATGGTCCAGCAGGGCGTCGAGCTCATGCAGGAGTGGAAGGATGGAGAAGTGCGCGACATCCATCACGACATGATGAAGGTCACTTTGGCCATCATCACGGCAACGATGTTTGGGAAAAGCGTAAAGGAAGGCGCTGACGAGATCGGCCATGCGATCGACATCGGTCTCAAATATGTCGCGAACAAAGCCTCCTCGTTTATCGACATCCCGCTATCGGTGCCGACACGAAGCAACAGGCAGTTTCTCGAATCCAATGAGACGCTGGATAAAACCATTTACTCGCTGATCGAAGAAAGGCGCAGCAGCGGCGAGACGGGGGCCGACCTGTTGGGAATGCTCCTCGCTGCAAGAGATGAGGACGATGGACAAGGAATGACGGATGAGCAGGTGCGCGACGAAGTAATGACGATCTTTGTGGCCGGTCATGAGACGACGGCCAATACGATGTCATGGATTTTCTACCTGCTGGCCACCCATCCAGAAGTGGAGAAAAAGCTTCATGACGAGCTGGCTACCGTACTGGGAGGCAAGCTTCCTACGGTGGAGGACCTCCCTCAGCTGACGTACACCAGCCTCATTGTCCAGGAAACCTTGCGACTGTATCCGGCTGCGTGGACAATCAATCGCGAAGTGGTAGAGGAAGTGGAGATCGGGGGACGTATGTATCAGCCGGGCGAGACATTGATGATGAGCCAATACGTGATGCATCGCGACGAGCGTTTTTATGAAAATCCGAACGAGTTCATACCGGAGAGGTTTGCAGGAGATTTATTGAAGCAAATACCGGCGTATGCCTACTTTCCGTTTGGCGGGGGACCCCGTGTCTGCATCGGCAACAACTTCGCGCTGATGGAGGCGGCATTGCTGCTTGCGACGATCGCGCAGCGCTATCGGATGCGTCTCGCGCAGGCCAATCAGGTCGTAGAACCGGAGCCCTTGGTTACCTTGCGTCCGAAAAATGGGCTGCCAATGCGTCTGGAGAAGCGGGGGTAAGGCCATTTGGGCAAAAAAAAGAGGCATCTTTTCACGAACGGATGTGCCGCATTGTGTCAGATACCGAACTGGGGGTTATTTATCACTGAAAGCAACATGCTTACGAGTTACACTATATCAAACAAAAATAAAGAATATGTTAACTGCTTATAAATCTAAATAAACTACGCGTGATAGAAGGGGATGGTGAAGGAGAAACTGCTTCCTATCCCCAATTCACTGTTCACAATCATTTCGCCGCCATGGCGTTTGACAATGCTCTGGCAGATGGTGAGGCCGAGACCTGTTCCACCGCTGTTGCGATTGCGGGATTTTTCCGCCCGGTAGAATTTGGTGAAAACCTTTGGCAGGTCCTCGGGTGAAATGCCTTCCCCTTTGTCGATCACGGAGAAGAGGACGTGTCCTTCCCGTTGGTCGCACGTAATCAGAATGGAGCCGTTTGGCTTGTTGTAGTATATGGCGTTGTTGATCAAATTTTCCATGACCCGGCGCAGACGTGTCTCATCGGCATCGATGTGCAGCTCATTGGATACACGCAATTTCCACTGTAGCGACAGTCCTGCCTCCTGGATGCGGACCAAGTAATCCTCGATGATCCCCTTCATGAAATTCTTCACGTGGATCCGGCTGATGTTGAGCCGTACCTCAATGCTTTGCTGCGTGTAATCCTGCAGCTCGTCGAGAAGATGCTCCAGGTCGGATGTCTTCAGCTCGATTTTGTTCATCTGCTTTTGAATGCGATTGATATCCGTCACACGCCCGGAACCGATGTAGGAAGCATACCCTTTGATGGTCGTGAGGGGTGTCCGGAAATCGTGGGCGATGGCTGCGATCAGCTCGGACTGGCGCTCCTCGGAAAAGCGCAGCTCGTCCACCATGTCCCCAAAATAGCGGAAGAGCTGACCGAATTCGTCGTGCGAGCGATAGCTGAAGGAGAGGAGCCGCTTGCCTCCCCGAATTTCCTGGGTGACACGGGACAGCTCGCTGACAGGCCGCAGGATCCAGCGAACAAACAGGGCGAGCAAAACGAGCCCGACGAGCAGGATGCTGCCGTAAATGTACCACAGCATCATCGAGACGCCTTTGGTCGCCATGATGTCGTAGTCATCCGTATAGAAGTAGATGATCGTCTCTCCTTTGCGAGGAGGCTCCTGCTGAAAGTGATATTCCGCGACGACCTTCAGATCGCTGCGTTTCGATGAGCGTTGGTTCTGCGGTAAGGACGGGGGCACTTTCAGTTCGAATGCCTTTGAATCCTTGGAGAAGATGGTGTTGCCATATGCATCTTTGACAACCATCCGGTACATGATGTCCTCCGGCAGCTGCTTTTCCAGCTCCGCTCGTTCAGTCGGGTCCTTGAAATTGCTGGTTCGGAGCAGCTGATTGAGCCGCACCTTCTCTGCCGCTTCCTTTTCGTACTGGTATTGGGTGTGCCGATCTGTTTTCAGTTGTTCGACGATGATGTCCTGGAAGACAAACTTGAACAAGAGAATATTCAGCGCGAGCAAGCCGATGAAGGAGAGAAACAGTTTGTTGCGCAGACTCATTTACAGCTTCTCCCCGATGAATACGTAGCCTGTCCCCCATTGTGTTTTGATGAACTGGCGGTTCATCTCTAGCTTTTCACGCAAGTTTTTGATGTGCACGGTCACCGTATTGAGGGAGCCGTAGCCATATCCCCAGACGCGGTCGTAGATTTGCTCGCGAGTAAAGACAATGCCGGCATTTTCAGCAAGGAAAGTAAGCAATTGAAACTCCTTGGTCGACAGCTCGATCTTTTCGTTGCTGACATAGACGGAATACGTCTCTTTATGAATCTCCAGGTCCTTGAACTTCAGGACCGTAATCGGCGAATTGGACGATTCCTTCTCAGGCATCTCCTCGGTGTGCTTGCGGATGCGTTCATAGCGGCGCAGGTGTGCACGGATTCGAGCCAATAGCTCTTCGGTATCAAATGGCTTGGTGATGTAGTCGTCTGCCCCGATCTCAAACCCGACGACCTTGTCCACCGCTTTCCCTTTGGCGCTCAGAAACAGAATCGGCAAATCCCATTCCCGCCGGATCTGCGAGCACAGCTCATAGCCGCTCATGTTTGGCATCATGATATCCAGCAAAATGAGATTCGGCTTTCTTTCGCCATGCTTCAACAGCTCAAGCGCGTCCTCGCCGCTCTCGGCTTTAGACACCTCAAAGCCTTCGTTTTCCAAGATATCTTCAAGAAGCTCAATAATCTCGATGTTGTCATCGACAATTAATACGTGATCTTTCACCGGAACTACCCCCAGTTACTTCTATTAATAAAGTTCATTAATAAGCATTCAAAATAATTTTAATTACTATCGTCTATCATACCATGGTTCTAATGGATATGGGCAAGTAAACCATTCCATGATCATCAACAAACGCTTATCACAGTCACATCCTGACACCTGGTCCTAAATTTCGTCAGAAAAAGCCAGAGACCTGACGTCCCTGGCTTACTATTGCTTTTGCCGAACAACTGTTATTTAGCTTGATTTCCCGGCAACGATGCAGCTTGCACCGCGTTTTCCTTTTTCGGAGTTTCAGCCTTAGCTTCCAGAACAGGTACGTTCACACGCTTGGCGCCAACGTAACGCTTGCTCCAGTAGTATGGGTCGCTCAGCTTGGTGTTCACGACTCCACGACCAGATTCCGAGTGCACGAATGTGCCGTTTCCGATGTAGATGCCCACGTGGGAAATGCTGCGGCCATTGGTTTTGAAGAAGACCAGATCGCCTGGCTGCAAATCATCCTTGGCGACAGGAGCTCCCAATTGGTACTGGGCAGCAGAATTGTGTGGCAGGTCTACACCTAACGCATCAAATACGTAGCGCGTAAATCCGGAGCAGTCAAAGCCCTTCTTGGTGGTGCCGGAAGATTTGTAAGGGGTACCGTACAGATCGCTGACTACATCTGTCAGAGGAGATGTGGACTCCTCAGCAGCTTGTGCAGCGCCGGCTCCCATTGCAAGCAATCCAGCGATGAACAAAGATACTAACAACTTGCGCAAAAGAAACTGCTCCTTTCAAGAGCCTACGAGGTTAGCTGAAGGGTTCGGTCGAAAGGACGCCCTAGGCTGCCATGAAGCGCAACCATTCACCCCAGAAAAACATGGTTCCCCCGTTTCCGCCAAGCGGAACTCGGCTATATTCGATGTTTTTTTACACGCACTCCTATTGGAATTCTATACGAGCCCGGATTTTCCTTTTTTTTCAGCGTTTGTTCATATTTTTGACACAATATTTTGTCTGATCTTGTAACCGAAAAGCTCGAAAATGCAAGAAGCAGCGCTTCTATTGAAGAAACATGTGCTTGTCCGATTGAGGCAGGAAACAGCATCCGTCCAAGGTCGGAGACAAAAACCAACCGCACGCCCGTTATGGGTAGCCTATGCCCGGGGATACAATAAGGCCATAAGGTTAACACCTGCACCAACAAGGTGATTGGAGGGAAGCTGCGAATGAGCGAACGGTCTGGAAAGTTTCTACTCGGGCTGGTTCTGCTGCTAATCGGTGGGTTGGTTTTGCTGGATCAACTGGGAATCGATAGTGGAGATGTTTTGGGCCTTCTGGTTCCCGGGGTGATCATGCTTTACGGAGCCCGCAAAGTAATGGG of Brevibacillus choshinensis contains these proteins:
- a CDS encoding cytochrome P450 translates to MNETITGPKGLPITGNLLAFRRNPLEFIQSSAKTHGDVALLRFGPKRNVYLLTNPDQIKEVLVTKQGHFRKGKGLQVARAVVGDGILTSEGKKHLRQRRLMQPAFHRERIATYGNVMVQQGVELMQEWKDGEVRDIHHDMMKVTLAIITATMFGKSVKEGADEIGHAIDIGLKYVANKASSFIDIPLSVPTRSNRQFLESNETLDKTIYSLIEERRSSGETGADLLGMLLAARDEDDGQGMTDEQVRDEVMTIFVAGHETTANTMSWIFYLLATHPEVEKKLHDELATVLGGKLPTVEDLPQLTYTSLIVQETLRLYPAAWTINREVVEEVEIGGRMYQPGETLMMSQYVMHRDERFYENPNEFIPERFAGDLLKQIPAYAYFPFGGGPRVCIGNNFALMEAALLLATIAQRYRMRLAQANQVVEPEPLVTLRPKNGLPMRLEKRG
- a CDS encoding sensor histidine kinase: MSLRNKLFLSFIGLLALNILLFKFVFQDIIVEQLKTDRHTQYQYEKEAAEKVRLNQLLRTSNFKDPTERAELEKQLPEDIMYRMVVKDAYGNTIFSKDSKAFELKVPPSLPQNQRSSKRSDLKVVAEYHFQQEPPRKGETIIYFYTDDYDIMATKGVSMMLWYIYGSILLVGLVLLALFVRWILRPVSELSRVTQEIRGGKRLLSFSYRSHDEFGQLFRYFGDMVDELRFSEERQSELIAAIAHDFRTPLTTIKGYASYIGSGRVTDINRIQKQMNKIELKTSDLEHLLDELQDYTQQSIEVRLNISRIHVKNFMKGIIEDYLVRIQEAGLSLQWKLRVSNELHIDADETRLRRVMENLINNAIYYNKPNGSILITCDQREGHVLFSVIDKGEGISPEDLPKVFTKFYRAEKSRNRNSGGTGLGLTICQSIVKRHGGEMIVNSELGIGSSFSFTIPFYHA
- a CDS encoding response regulator transcription factor, which produces MKDHVLIVDDNIEIIELLEDILENEGFEVSKAESGEDALELLKHGERKPNLILLDIMMPNMSGYELCSQIRREWDLPILFLSAKGKAVDKVVGFEIGADDYITKPFDTEELLARIRAHLRRYERIRKHTEEMPEKESSNSPITVLKFKDLEIHKETYSVYVSNEKIELSTKEFQLLTFLAENAGIVFTREQIYDRVWGYGYGSLNTVTVHIKNLREKLEMNRQFIKTQWGTGYVFIGEKL
- a CDS encoding C40 family peptidase, with amino-acid sequence MRKLLVSLFIAGLLAMGAGAAQAAEESTSPLTDVVSDLYGTPYKSSGTTKKGFDCSGFTRYVFDALGVDLPHNSAAQYQLGAPVAKDDLQPGDLVFFKTNGRSISHVGIYIGNGTFVHSESGRGVVNTKLSDPYYWSKRYVGAKRVNVPVLEAKAETPKKENAVQAASLPGNQAK